From the genome of Rhizobium sp. NXC24, one region includes:
- a CDS encoding cytochrome c oxidase subunit 3, producing MSAILIFMAGLFGIIAWWMARQRLTSKPWLEAGLAGDAPEMRGSPATAAKVGLGIFLAVVGALFTLLISAYLTRLSGSDWWSIPIPRLLWVNTAALAASSVALQWAKTEARLERSEMLNTALTVSFVLAVLFLAGQVLAWRQLVAAGYFLADNPSNSFFYMITGLHGLHILGGLFVLGRTTIRAQAANHAPVRIRLSVDLCAIYWHFMLVVWLVLFALFAGWANSFADLCRQLVT from the coding sequence ATGAGCGCCATTCTCATCTTCATGGCTGGGCTTTTCGGCATCATCGCCTGGTGGATGGCGCGGCAGCGGCTGACCTCGAAGCCCTGGTTGGAGGCGGGTTTGGCAGGCGATGCGCCGGAGATGCGGGGATCGCCGGCGACAGCGGCGAAAGTCGGCCTCGGCATCTTTCTCGCCGTCGTCGGCGCCTTGTTCACGCTCCTCATCAGTGCCTATCTTACACGCCTCAGCGGCTCCGATTGGTGGAGCATCCCGATCCCTCGGCTGCTTTGGGTGAATACCGCCGCGCTTGCCGCCAGCAGCGTCGCACTGCAATGGGCGAAAACCGAAGCCCGCCTTGAGCGCAGCGAGATGCTGAACACAGCTCTTACAGTGTCCTTCGTGCTGGCTGTTCTCTTCCTTGCCGGCCAGGTTTTGGCATGGCGGCAATTGGTTGCGGCCGGCTACTTCCTTGCGGACAACCCATCGAACAGCTTCTTCTACATGATCACCGGCCTGCACGGCCTGCACATTCTAGGCGGCCTTTTCGTGCTTGGACGCACGACAATCCGCGCCCAAGCCGCCAACCACGCGCCTGTGAGAATCCGCCTGAGCGTCGATCTCTGCGCCATCTACTGGCATTTCATGCTTGTTGTCTGGCTGGTCCTTTTTGCGCTCTTTGCCGGCTGGGCCAATAGTTTCGCCGATCTCTGCCGTCAATTGGTCACCTGA
- a CDS encoding heme-copper oxidase subunit III family protein, producing MTESIERPVHDPLLRPAGLRGVAADLSSDQRAFKNVSWGKAMMWIFLLSDTFIFGCFLLAYMTARMSTNVPWPNPSEVFALKIGGQEIPLILIAIMTFVLISSSGTMAMAVNFGYRHDRRKTAVLMLVTAALGATFVGMQAFEWTKLITEGVRPWGNPWGAAQFGSSFFMITGFHGTHVSIGVLFLLIMARKVWRGDFDEGRRGFFTSRKGHYEIVEIMGLYWHFVDLVWVFIFAFFYLW from the coding sequence ATGACCGAATCCATAGAAAGACCGGTACACGATCCACTTCTGCGGCCAGCGGGATTGCGCGGCGTCGCGGCCGATCTGTCATCGGACCAGCGGGCGTTCAAGAACGTCTCCTGGGGCAAGGCGATGATGTGGATCTTCCTCCTGAGCGACACCTTCATTTTCGGGTGTTTTTTGCTGGCCTACATGACGGCGCGCATGTCGACCAACGTCCCCTGGCCCAATCCCAGCGAGGTTTTCGCGCTCAAGATCGGCGGCCAGGAAATCCCGCTGATCCTGATAGCCATCATGACCTTCGTCCTCATCAGCAGCAGCGGCACGATGGCCATGGCCGTCAACTTCGGATACCGCCATGATCGCCGCAAGACGGCTGTGCTGATGCTGGTGACGGCAGCCCTTGGCGCGACATTCGTCGGAATGCAGGCATTCGAATGGACCAAACTGATTACGGAGGGCGTCCGCCCATGGGGAAACCCATGGGGTGCGGCGCAGTTCGGTTCGTCCTTTTTCATGATCACGGGCTTTCACGGCACCCACGTCTCGATCGGCGTCCTTTTTCTCCTGATCATGGCTCGCAAGGTATGGCGGGGAGATTTCGATGAAGGAAGACGAGGGTTCTTCACCAGCCGCAAGGGTCATTATGAAATCGTCGAGATCATGGGGCTTTATTGGCACTTCGTCGATCTGGTCTGGGTCTTCATCTTTGCATTCTTCTATCTGTGGTGA
- a CDS encoding cytochrome C oxidase subunit IV family protein: MAQTQAHSGQQHPIRLYMVVWGLLFVLSTFSYLVDYLGIQGYFRWFLILLFMILKAGLIVAVFMHMAWERLALIYAILVPPVLVLVFVALMVSESHYTALNRLAFFGAGQ, from the coding sequence ATGGCACAGACGCAGGCACATTCCGGACAGCAGCATCCGATACGGCTTTACATGGTGGTCTGGGGACTGCTCTTCGTCCTCAGCACCTTCTCCTATCTCGTCGACTATCTCGGCATTCAGGGCTATTTCCGATGGTTTCTGATCCTGCTGTTCATGATCCTGAAGGCGGGGCTGATCGTCGCCGTCTTCATGCACATGGCCTGGGAACGGCTGGCGTTGATCTACGCCATCCTGGTTCCGCCGGTCCTGGTGCTTGTCTTCGTCGCTCTGATGGTGTCGGAATCGCACTATACGGCGCTTAACCGGCTCGCCTTTTTCGGCGCCGGCCAATAG
- the groL gene encoding chaperonin GroEL (60 kDa chaperone family; promotes refolding of misfolded polypeptides especially under stressful conditions; forms two stacked rings of heptamers to form a barrel-shaped 14mer; ends can be capped by GroES; misfolded proteins enter the barrel where they are refolded when GroES binds), whose product MAAKEVKFHTDARERMMKGVDILANAVKVTLGPKGRNVVIDKSFGAPRITKDGVTVAKEVELEDKFENMGAQMLREVASRTSDIAGDGTTTATVLAQAIVREGAKAVASGMNPMDLKRGIDLAVDAVVKELKTNARKISNNSEIVQVGTISANGDPEIGRYLAQAMEKVGNEGVITVEEAKTAETELEVVEGMQFDRGYLSPYFVTNPEKMRVELEDPYILIHEKKLSNLQAMLPILEAVVQSSNPLLIIAEDVEGEALATLVVNKLRGGLKIAAVKAPGFGDRRKAMLEDIAILTGGTVISEDLGIKLESVTLNMLGRSKKVMIEKENTTIIDGAGAKSEIDGRVTQIRAQIEETTSDYDREKLQERLAKLAGGVAVIRVGGSTEIEVREKKDRVDDALHATRAAVEEGILPGGGVALLRAVKSLDGLKAENDDQRVGVEIVRRAIEAPVRQIAENSGAEGSIIVGKLRENADFSFGWNAQTNEYGDLYAMGVIDPAKVVRTALQDAASIAGLLVTTEAMIAEKPKKDSAPALPPGAGMDF is encoded by the coding sequence ATGGCTGCCAAAGAAGTCAAATTTCACACCGATGCTCGTGAACGCATGATGAAGGGGGTGGATATTCTCGCCAATGCGGTCAAGGTGACGCTCGGTCCGAAGGGTCGTAACGTCGTTATCGACAAGTCCTTCGGCGCACCGCGCATCACCAAGGACGGCGTCACCGTCGCCAAGGAAGTCGAACTGGAAGACAAGTTCGAAAACATGGGCGCCCAGATGCTGCGAGAAGTCGCCTCCAGAACAAGCGATATCGCCGGCGACGGCACGACGACCGCAACCGTTCTCGCCCAGGCCATCGTTCGCGAAGGCGCCAAGGCGGTCGCCTCAGGGATGAACCCGATGGACCTGAAGCGCGGTATCGACCTTGCCGTCGACGCCGTCGTCAAAGAACTGAAGACCAATGCCCGCAAGATATCCAACAATTCCGAGATCGTTCAGGTCGGCACCATCTCCGCCAATGGCGACCCGGAAATCGGGCGCTATCTCGCCCAAGCGATGGAAAAGGTCGGCAACGAAGGCGTCATCACCGTCGAAGAAGCCAAGACTGCGGAAACCGAACTCGAAGTCGTTGAAGGTATGCAGTTCGACCGCGGCTACCTCAGCCCCTACTTCGTGACCAACCCGGAAAAGATGCGGGTGGAGTTGGAAGATCCTTATATCCTGATCCACGAGAAGAAGCTCTCCAATCTTCAAGCCATGCTGCCGATCCTGGAAGCTGTGGTGCAATCGAGCAACCCGCTTCTGATCATTGCCGAGGATGTCGAAGGCGAAGCGCTTGCGACGCTCGTCGTCAACAAGCTGCGGGGCGGCCTGAAGATCGCCGCCGTCAAGGCTCCTGGCTTCGGCGATCGCCGCAAGGCCATGCTGGAAGACATTGCCATCCTGACGGGCGGCACCGTCATTTCCGAAGACCTCGGCATCAAGCTGGAAAGCGTCACGCTGAATATGCTCGGCCGTTCCAAGAAGGTGATGATCGAAAAGGAAAACACCACCATCATCGATGGAGCCGGAGCGAAGAGCGAGATCGATGGGCGCGTCACGCAGATCCGTGCCCAGATCGAAGAAACTACCTCCGACTACGACCGCGAAAAGCTGCAGGAACGCCTTGCCAAGCTCGCCGGCGGCGTCGCCGTCATCCGCGTCGGCGGCTCGACTGAAATCGAGGTGAGGGAAAAGAAGGATCGCGTCGACGACGCCTTGCATGCGACACGCGCCGCCGTTGAGGAAGGTATCCTGCCAGGTGGTGGCGTGGCGCTGCTGCGCGCCGTCAAATCGCTCGACGGGCTGAAGGCAGAAAATGACGACCAGCGCGTCGGTGTCGAGATCGTCCGCCGCGCAATCGAAGCGCCTGTCCGCCAGATTGCCGAGAACTCCGGCGCTGAGGGCTCGATCATCGTCGGCAAGCTGCGCGAAAATGCCGATTTCTCGTTCGGCTGGAACGCTCAGACCAACGAATATGGCGACCTCTACGCCATGGGCGTGATCGACCCAGCCAAGGTGGTGCGCACGGCGCTGCAGGATGCAGCCTCCATTGCGGGGCTATTGGTGACGACAGAAGCGATGATCGCAGAGAAGCCGAAGAAGGACTCCGCACCGGCCTTGCCCCCCGGCGCCGGAATGGACTTCTGA
- the groES gene encoding co-chaperone GroES, with amino-acid sequence MTFRPLHDRILVRRVESEEKTKGGIIIPDTAKEKPQEGEVIAVGPGARNEAGQIQPLDVKAGDRILFGKWSGTEIKIDNEDLLIMKESDVLGIIDVQAADQRAA; translated from the coding sequence ATGACGTTCCGACCGCTTCACGATCGCATCCTCGTTCGCCGCGTCGAGTCTGAAGAAAAGACCAAGGGCGGCATCATCATCCCCGACACCGCCAAGGAGAAGCCGCAGGAAGGCGAAGTCATTGCCGTCGGTCCCGGGGCTCGCAATGAGGCCGGTCAGATCCAGCCGCTCGATGTCAAGGCGGGAGACCGCATCCTGTTCGGAAAATGGTCCGGCACCGAGATCAAGATCGACAATGAAGACCTGCTGATCATGAAGGAAAGCGACGTTTTAGGTATCATCGACGTCCAAGCGGCAGACCAGAGGGCCGCCTGA
- a CDS encoding acetylxylan esterase, which yields MSVPTTHPFAFDPTYGMKLKQLLAIEPPETAPGFDDFWTERYRRATAVDPRPKLLRSKIEHPDWHVLDMTYTSTGAFQIGGWLLLPRDGRVRRGLVVGHGYGGRDLPDFDLPVKDTAVLFPCFRGLSLSAHPPIPNDPAGHVLYGIEKPDSYIIGGCVDDLWLAVSTLVALYPWLAGNIGYSGISFGGGIGALAIPFDTRIDRGHLVVPTFGHRSLWVTLPTIGSAQSVQAYQKKHGSVLETLRLFDAASAAARIKVPMLVAPALFDPAVAPPCQFAVANSLAKFNEIFILDAGHFDYVGSSEQNALLHEKVRRFFKVP from the coding sequence ATGAGCGTTCCAACGACACATCCCTTCGCCTTCGATCCAACCTATGGCATGAAGCTTAAACAACTCCTCGCGATCGAACCGCCGGAGACGGCGCCCGGTTTCGACGATTTTTGGACCGAGCGGTATCGGCGCGCGACTGCGGTCGATCCTCGGCCGAAACTCCTTCGCAGCAAAATCGAACATCCCGACTGGCATGTTCTCGACATGACCTACACATCGACCGGCGCGTTTCAGATCGGCGGCTGGCTGCTGCTTCCCCGTGATGGGCGGGTGCGGCGCGGCCTCGTCGTCGGGCACGGCTATGGCGGGCGAGATCTGCCCGACTTCGATTTGCCGGTGAAAGATACGGCCGTATTATTCCCATGCTTTCGCGGGCTATCCCTCAGCGCTCATCCGCCGATTCCGAACGATCCCGCCGGGCATGTTCTATACGGTATCGAAAAGCCGGATTCCTACATTATCGGCGGCTGCGTCGACGATCTGTGGCTTGCCGTCTCGACGCTTGTTGCCCTTTATCCCTGGCTCGCAGGGAATATCGGCTATAGCGGCATCAGCTTCGGCGGCGGTATCGGGGCGCTGGCGATCCCTTTCGATACCCGGATCGATCGCGGGCATCTCGTGGTGCCGACCTTCGGGCACCGGTCGCTGTGGGTGACCTTGCCGACAATCGGCAGCGCCCAATCCGTCCAGGCGTACCAGAAGAAGCACGGAAGCGTGCTTGAGACCTTGCGCCTGTTTGATGCGGCGAGCGCGGCTGCCCGCATCAAGGTTCCGATGCTCGTCGCTCCGGCACTGTTCGATCCGGCGGTGGCACCGCCTTGCCAATTCGCTGTCGCGAATTCGTTGGCAAAATTTAACGAAATCTTCATCCTCGACGCTGGCCATTTCGATTATGTTGGCAGCAGCGAGCAGAATGCGCTCCTTCATGAAAAAGTCCGACGATTTTTCAAGGTGCCATGA
- a CDS encoding alpha/beta hydrolase-fold protein, whose product MNREYLRWYSQRLHREMELLVFGHAGAKVLMFPTRDGRFWEYEQLGVVASLADKLQAGHLQLYCIEGLATETFYGSRQHPAERIRRHAAFEEYILNEVLPLMAQKNPHDCTIVHGCSLGAFQAASLVFRHPHLFRKLVAFSGRYDLTMKVESFGDLFEGYYDDDIYFHTPMHFLPGLACEWQLERLRQIDIVLTIGDADPFLDKNRHLSRLLVDKQVGHQLYVWGGRAHRAGAWRKMAALYI is encoded by the coding sequence ATGAATCGGGAATACCTGCGCTGGTACAGCCAGCGCCTGCATCGAGAGATGGAGCTATTGGTGTTCGGCCACGCCGGCGCCAAGGTATTGATGTTTCCGACGAGGGACGGGCGTTTCTGGGAGTATGAACAGCTTGGCGTCGTTGCCAGCCTTGCCGACAAATTGCAGGCCGGTCATCTCCAGCTATACTGTATCGAGGGTCTCGCCACCGAGACCTTTTACGGATCCCGGCAGCATCCGGCCGAGCGCATTCGCCGGCATGCCGCGTTCGAGGAATATATTCTGAACGAAGTTCTGCCGCTGATGGCGCAGAAAAACCCTCATGACTGCACCATCGTGCACGGCTGCAGCCTCGGCGCTTTCCAGGCCGCCAGCCTTGTCTTTCGCCACCCTCACCTCTTTCGCAAGCTGGTTGCCTTTTCAGGCCGTTACGATCTGACGATGAAGGTCGAATCCTTTGGTGATCTCTTCGAGGGTTACTACGACGACGATATCTATTTTCACACGCCGATGCACTTCCTTCCAGGGCTTGCCTGCGAGTGGCAGCTTGAAAGGCTGCGCCAGATCGACATCGTCCTCACTATCGGGGACGCCGATCCCTTCCTCGACAAAAACCGCCACCTGAGCCGGCTTCTCGTCGACAAACAGGTCGGACATCAACTGTATGTCTGGGGCGGGCGGGCGCACCGGGCCGGTGCCTGGCGTAAAATGGCGGCGCTGTACATTTGA
- a CDS encoding glucose/quinate/shikimate family membrane-bound PQQ-dependent dehydrogenase, with protein MAILTTSVLLAIIGLSLGCGGLWLVLLGGSFFYLFAGLMFIVTAILLFMRKAAALWLYAILVLAALLWAIWEVGFDWWQLGPRGGVIILIGLWLLTPWIRRPLGFRSPTGIDYAANPWPLAVPLIVAILVALYSMTTDPHDRSGDLPTTVAANAPMGGNVPDGEWHQYGRTPFGQRYSPLDQINVQNVADLKEVWRYQTGDVKRPDDIGETTYQVTPLKVGDTLYLCTPHNLAIALDAQTGTEKWKFDANSGMNPDRQHQTCRGVTYYHDEAATAGAPCADRVYLPTSDARLIALDAVNGKICTSFANQGVLHLEAGMKYNPAGYYYSTSPPVAVAGKLIVGGAVNDNYSTQEQSGVIRAFDINTGALFWNWDSGNPDQTTPLPAGQTYTTNSPNSWSVFSVDQALGMVYIPLGNQVPDQLGMGRSANVERFSSSVAALDINTGQLKWVQQFVHHDLWDMDVPAQPVLFDLTKTDGTSVPALVASTKQGDIYVLDRRTGAPLIPFKEIPAPGGAIREDHTAPTQPISDLTFSPPPLQEKDMWGVTLLDQLACRIAFHRYKYEGRYTPPSLKGSIIYPGNFGTFNWGSVAVDPERQIMFGMPTYLAFTSTLVARADIPARAQDQKGSEQGLNRNEGAPYGVYMGPFLGPLGIPCQAPPWGYVAGVDLRSGKIAYQHKNGTVHDMTPLPLPFKVGVPGIGGPIITKGGVAFLGAAVDNYLRAYDVTTGRQLWAARLPAGGQATPMTYTAGDNKQYVVMVAGGHGSIGTKPGDYVIAYRLP; from the coding sequence ATGGCCATCCTCACAACGTCGGTACTTCTGGCGATCATCGGACTATCGCTCGGCTGCGGCGGACTCTGGCTTGTCCTGCTTGGCGGCAGTTTCTTCTATCTCTTCGCTGGCCTCATGTTCATAGTCACCGCGATATTGCTGTTCATGCGCAAAGCGGCTGCCCTTTGGCTTTACGCGATCCTGGTGCTTGCCGCCCTTCTTTGGGCCATATGGGAGGTTGGTTTCGATTGGTGGCAGCTTGGTCCGCGAGGGGGTGTCATCATTCTGATCGGCCTCTGGCTGCTCACCCCCTGGATCAGACGTCCGCTCGGTTTCCGCAGCCCAACCGGCATCGACTATGCCGCAAACCCCTGGCCGCTTGCCGTGCCGCTGATCGTCGCCATCCTCGTCGCTCTCTATTCGATGACCACCGATCCGCACGATCGTTCCGGCGATTTGCCGACAACGGTTGCGGCCAATGCGCCGATGGGCGGCAACGTACCGGATGGCGAATGGCATCAATATGGCCGGACACCGTTCGGCCAGCGCTATTCGCCGCTCGATCAGATCAATGTCCAGAATGTCGCCGATCTGAAGGAGGTCTGGCGATATCAAACCGGCGACGTAAAGCGCCCCGACGATATCGGCGAGACGACCTATCAGGTAACGCCGCTCAAGGTAGGCGATACCCTCTATCTCTGCACGCCGCACAATCTGGCAATCGCGCTCGACGCGCAAACCGGCACGGAGAAATGGAAATTCGACGCCAATTCCGGAATGAACCCGGATCGGCAACATCAGACATGCCGTGGCGTCACCTATTATCACGATGAGGCAGCAACCGCAGGTGCGCCCTGCGCCGACCGCGTCTATCTGCCGACGTCAGACGCGCGGCTGATCGCGCTCGATGCAGTCAACGGCAAAATTTGCACGAGCTTTGCCAATCAGGGTGTGCTCCATCTCGAGGCCGGAATGAAATATAATCCGGCAGGTTACTATTACTCGACCTCGCCTCCCGTTGCCGTAGCGGGCAAGCTGATCGTCGGCGGGGCCGTCAACGACAATTATTCCACGCAGGAGCAATCCGGTGTCATCCGCGCCTTCGATATCAACACCGGCGCGCTTTTCTGGAACTGGGACTCCGGCAACCCGGACCAAACCACACCCCTGCCGGCCGGGCAGACCTACACCACCAACTCGCCCAATAGCTGGTCGGTGTTCAGCGTCGATCAGGCACTCGGCATGGTCTATATTCCGCTTGGCAATCAAGTCCCCGATCAGCTCGGGATGGGCCGAAGCGCAAATGTCGAGCGCTTCTCCTCCTCGGTTGCTGCGCTGGATATCAATACCGGCCAGCTCAAATGGGTTCAGCAATTCGTCCATCATGATCTGTGGGACATGGACGTTCCTGCCCAGCCTGTGCTTTTCGACTTGACGAAAACTGACGGCACGTCGGTACCCGCGCTGGTCGCTTCCACCAAGCAGGGCGACATTTACGTGCTCGACCGACGCACCGGCGCGCCCCTCATTCCGTTCAAGGAAATACCTGCACCCGGCGGCGCCATTCGCGAAGATCACACCGCTCCGACGCAGCCGATTTCCGATCTTACCTTCTCACCCCCACCGCTCCAGGAAAAGGACATGTGGGGCGTCACGCTGCTCGACCAACTTGCCTGCCGCATCGCGTTCCACCGCTACAAATATGAAGGCCGTTATACACCGCCGTCGCTGAAGGGATCGATCATCTATCCCGGTAATTTCGGTACCTTCAACTGGGGCAGCGTCGCCGTCGATCCCGAGCGCCAGATCATGTTCGGAATGCCGACCTATCTCGCCTTCACATCCACGCTCGTTGCCCGTGCGGACATTCCCGCGAGAGCTCAGGACCAGAAGGGCAGCGAGCAGGGACTGAACCGAAACGAAGGCGCGCCATACGGCGTCTATATGGGGCCGTTTCTCGGACCCCTTGGCATCCCCTGCCAAGCGCCGCCATGGGGTTACGTCGCGGGCGTCGATCTTAGGAGCGGCAAGATCGCTTATCAGCACAAGAACGGCACGGTGCATGACATGACGCCGCTGCCCCTTCCCTTCAAGGTCGGCGTTCCCGGCATCGGCGGACCGATCATCACAAAGGGCGGCGTTGCCTTTCTGGGAGCGGCGGTCGACAATTATCTGCGCGCCTACGATGTCACGACCGGACGGCAGCTTTGGGCAGCCCGCCTGCCGGCGGGTGGCCAGGCGACGCCGATGACCTATACGGCGGGCGACAACAAGCAATATGTCGTCATGGTGGCCGGCGGCCACGGTTCAATCGGCACCAAGCCCGGCGACTATGTTATCGCCTACCGGCTGCCGTAG
- a CDS encoding isochorismatase family cysteine hydrolase, producing the protein MKALGSWRHVCVDMQRMFAEETPWFVPWMDRILPQVREVSGAYPERTIFTRFVPPRTVDDVWGQWRDYYMKWWMMTGEHLPSEMVGLVQPLADLVPPARVFDKRVYSPWVGGRFHAALANEQVTTLVISGGETDVCVLATTLGAIDLGYRVVLLKDAVCSGTDETHDASLELLNDRFSVQLDLITAEKFLSIAANA; encoded by the coding sequence ATGAAGGCGCTTGGCAGTTGGCGGCATGTATGTGTGGACATGCAACGCATGTTTGCGGAGGAAACCCCATGGTTTGTTCCGTGGATGGACCGCATTCTCCCACAGGTCAGGGAAGTGAGCGGGGCGTATCCGGAGCGTACGATCTTCACGCGGTTCGTACCGCCTCGTACGGTCGATGACGTATGGGGTCAGTGGCGTGACTACTATATGAAATGGTGGATGATGACTGGAGAGCACCTGCCTTCCGAGATGGTGGGGCTGGTGCAGCCGCTGGCTGATCTCGTGCCTCCGGCGCGGGTGTTCGACAAGCGGGTTTATTCGCCCTGGGTAGGCGGCCGCTTTCATGCTGCACTCGCCAATGAACAGGTCACGACCCTCGTCATCAGCGGTGGCGAGACGGATGTTTGCGTCTTGGCGACGACGCTCGGCGCCATCGACCTCGGCTACCGGGTCGTGCTGCTCAAGGATGCGGTTTGCAGCGGCACGGACGAGACGCACGATGCCTCGCTCGAGCTTCTAAACGACCGCTTTTCGGTTCAGCTCGATCTCATTACCGCAGAGAAATTCCTCAGCATCGCTGCGAATGCCTAA
- a CDS encoding GFA family protein: protein MTLRHGACRCGRVRYSVSGEPNRVGICHCTDCRQESGSAFTFFGIWEAEAFSTTGETAVYEGRRFCPHCGSHVFAIDDVEAEIKLGSLDTAPTGMVPTYELWVKRREPWLKPLPGAEQYDQDRLADQTRL from the coding sequence ATGACATTGCGACATGGAGCATGCCGCTGCGGAAGAGTTCGCTATTCCGTCAGCGGCGAGCCGAACCGCGTCGGCATCTGCCATTGCACCGACTGCCGACAGGAAAGCGGCTCGGCCTTTACGTTTTTCGGAATCTGGGAGGCCGAGGCATTCTCGACGACGGGGGAGACAGCCGTCTACGAAGGCCGGAGGTTCTGCCCTCATTGTGGGTCGCATGTTTTTGCGATTGACGACGTCGAAGCCGAGATCAAGCTCGGAAGCCTCGATACCGCGCCGACCGGTATGGTTCCGACCTACGAACTTTGGGTAAAGCGGCGCGAACCCTGGCTGAAACCTCTGCCGGGAGCGGAGCAATATGACCAAGACCGGCTAGCCGATCAGACCAGACTTTAA
- a CDS encoding NADP-dependent oxidoreductase — protein MSVMKAVRIHAFGGPEVLRLEEIERPEPKIDEILIRVEAASVNPVDWKMREGNYPAVQEEDLPYVLGRDVCGTVEKMGDGVAAFRPGDAVYAFLNPRHGGYEQFVIARPEEIAPKPRLMNPVQAAAIPLAGITAWQGLFDHGGLQAGQRVLIHGGAGGVGHLAIQFAKAKGAWVATTVSSADMDFARSLGADQVIDYKSERFEDAIEPVDMVFDLISGETQERSFGVVKPGGILVSTLTQPDKNRASELGMRAVRYTAQPNGAQLAEISRLIEEGKVRVEVRRVYALEQARAAQEAIQNEHNRGKIVLRVEH, from the coding sequence ATGAGCGTCATGAAAGCTGTGCGCATCCACGCATTCGGCGGACCAGAAGTCCTTCGCCTCGAAGAAATCGAACGTCCTGAGCCCAAGATCGACGAAATCCTGATCCGTGTCGAAGCGGCCAGCGTCAATCCTGTCGATTGGAAGATGCGCGAAGGAAACTATCCGGCTGTCCAGGAAGAGGATTTGCCATACGTGCTCGGCCGTGATGTCTGCGGAACGGTCGAGAAGATGGGCGACGGGGTCGCCGCCTTTCGGCCAGGTGATGCGGTGTACGCCTTTCTTAATCCCAGACACGGCGGTTACGAACAATTCGTCATCGCCAGGCCGGAAGAAATAGCGCCGAAGCCCCGATTGATGAACCCGGTACAAGCTGCCGCAATTCCGCTGGCGGGCATTACCGCATGGCAGGGCCTGTTCGATCATGGCGGGCTCCAGGCCGGGCAGCGCGTCCTCATCCATGGCGGTGCAGGCGGCGTCGGCCACTTGGCCATTCAGTTTGCAAAGGCGAAAGGCGCCTGGGTCGCGACGACGGTTTCCAGCGCCGACATGGATTTCGCGCGCTCCCTCGGGGCCGATCAGGTCATCGATTATAAGAGCGAGCGCTTCGAGGATGCGATAGAGCCCGTGGACATGGTGTTCGATCTGATCTCCGGCGAAACCCAGGAGCGATCGTTCGGTGTGGTAAAGCCGGGTGGTATCCTCGTTTCGACGCTGACCCAGCCCGACAAGAACCGTGCCAGCGAGCTCGGGATGCGCGCCGTTCGCTATACGGCGCAGCCGAACGGGGCGCAGCTTGCCGAAATCAGCCGTCTGATCGAAGAGGGAAAGGTGCGCGTGGAGGTTCGCCGCGTCTATGCGCTCGAACAGGCTCGCGCGGCGCAAGAGGCAATTCAAAACGAACATAATCGCGGCAAAATCGTCTTGCGGGTCGAGCATTGA